A region of Rhabdothermincola sediminis DNA encodes the following proteins:
- a CDS encoding FAD-binding oxidoreductase, translated as MAGYTTDRATTVAPGTPLALVRARHTADVQAVMRVASRFRVPVVPRGLGTGLSGGSTAVDGCIVLSTERMRALSIDTAAMVAIAGPGIRNAELKQAAAAEGLWYPPDPSSFEICSIGGNLATNAGGLCCVKYGVTTDYVLGIEVVLADGRAVRLGGRTIKDVAGYDLKRLFVGSEGTLGVITEAVLRLRPLPPPASTVVASFASLVDAGHAVTRIVSAVRPAALELMDRAAIAAVEAVKPMGLDTTAAALLLARTDGGGDEAHRIAEACETSGATYLAATDDRDEGELLMGARRMAIPCVERTGAVLIEDVGVPVPRIPDLLEEVEAVAVEHRISIPVIGHAGDGNFHPLVTFDPDDGDAASRALAAFDAIMDVALALGGTVTGEHGIGVLKARHLVSQLGGDVMDLTRRIKQALDPYDILNPGKWV; from the coding sequence ATGGCCGGGTACACGACCGACCGGGCCACGACCGTCGCTCCCGGCACGCCCCTGGCGCTGGTGCGGGCCCGCCACACCGCCGACGTGCAGGCGGTCATGCGGGTGGCGTCCCGGTTCCGGGTCCCGGTGGTGCCCCGCGGTCTCGGCACCGGCCTGTCGGGCGGGTCCACGGCCGTCGACGGCTGCATCGTCCTGTCCACCGAGCGGATGCGCGCCCTGTCGATCGACACCGCCGCGATGGTGGCCATCGCCGGCCCCGGCATCCGCAATGCCGAGCTCAAGCAGGCCGCCGCCGCCGAAGGTCTGTGGTACCCGCCCGACCCGTCATCGTTCGAGATCTGCTCCATCGGCGGCAACCTGGCCACCAATGCCGGCGGCCTGTGCTGCGTCAAGTACGGGGTGACCACCGACTACGTGCTCGGCATCGAGGTGGTGCTCGCCGACGGGCGGGCCGTGCGGCTCGGGGGGCGCACCATCAAAGACGTCGCCGGCTACGACCTCAAGCGTCTCTTCGTGGGCTCGGAGGGCACCCTCGGGGTGATCACCGAAGCCGTACTGCGCCTGCGCCCACTTCCCCCACCGGCCTCGACCGTCGTGGCCAGCTTCGCCTCCCTCGTCGACGCCGGCCACGCGGTGACCCGCATCGTGTCCGCCGTGCGTCCCGCGGCGCTCGAGTTGATGGACCGCGCCGCGATCGCTGCGGTCGAGGCCGTCAAGCCGATGGGTCTCGACACGACCGCCGCAGCGCTGCTGCTGGCCCGCACCGACGGCGGCGGCGACGAAGCCCACCGGATCGCCGAGGCCTGCGAGACCAGTGGCGCCACCTACCTCGCCGCCACCGACGACCGGGACGAGGGCGAGCTGCTCATGGGCGCCCGGCGCATGGCGATCCCCTGTGTGGAGCGGACCGGTGCCGTGCTGATCGAGGACGTCGGCGTGCCCGTGCCCCGCATCCCCGATCTGCTGGAGGAGGTGGAGGCGGTGGCCGTGGAACACCGGATCTCCATCCCGGTCATCGGTCACGCGGGGGACGGCAACTTCCACCCGCTGGTCACGTTCGATCCCGATGACGGTGATGCCGCCAGCCGAGCCCTCGCCGCTTTCGATGCGATCATGGACGTGGCGCTGGCGCTGGGCGGGACGGTGACCGGCGAGCACGGCATCGGGGTGCTCAAGGCCCGCCACCTGGTCAGCCAGCTCGGCGGCGACGTGATGGACCTCACCCGTCGCATCAAGCAGGCGCTCGACCCCTACGACATCCTCAATCCGGGTAAGTGGGTGTGA